A window of Candidatus Tumulicola sp. contains these coding sequences:
- a CDS encoding anti-sigma factor, which translates to MTQLFHVFDMTAPYALGALSPEDQLVVREHIAACEPCRVELAEMQNVVGMLPLACETAQPDDELKRRLVAAAQGEIKAKTMLRRRSRTNAGSGERAGEPGALWRYAQYWLTAAAGLAAIVAVFIAMNQSHERERMAHALAQATARVTALEAANTELAAKAEHGHDVMASLATGSYWEMGRGQDATGRTWHSTVVQPMDENKNGMVMASVPNAPKGMSYQLWVVRNGQAHSAGAVQKGGMTIMDLPMPLRKGDIVAFSMEHGAGTGIPTRPFLMETAI; encoded by the coding sequence ATGACCCAACTCTTCCACGTCTTCGATATGACCGCGCCGTACGCGCTCGGGGCGCTTTCGCCCGAAGACCAGCTGGTCGTGCGCGAGCACATCGCGGCGTGCGAGCCGTGCCGGGTCGAACTCGCGGAGATGCAAAACGTAGTGGGAATGCTTCCGCTCGCGTGCGAGACCGCGCAGCCGGACGACGAGCTCAAGCGCAGGTTGGTCGCCGCGGCGCAAGGCGAGATCAAAGCAAAGACGATGTTGAGGCGTCGAAGCCGGACAAACGCCGGCAGCGGCGAACGCGCGGGTGAGCCCGGCGCGCTGTGGCGCTATGCGCAGTACTGGCTCACCGCGGCGGCCGGCTTGGCGGCGATCGTGGCCGTCTTCATCGCGATGAATCAATCACACGAACGGGAACGCATGGCCCACGCGCTCGCGCAAGCGACGGCGCGCGTGACGGCGCTGGAGGCGGCGAACACCGAGCTCGCCGCGAAGGCCGAGCACGGCCACGACGTCATGGCGTCCCTCGCTACCGGTTCGTACTGGGAGATGGGCCGCGGACAAGACGCAACCGGACGCACCTGGCATAGCACCGTCGTGCAACCAATGGACGAGAACAAGAACGGCATGGTGATGGCGTCGGTGCCCAATGCCCCCAAAGGCATGAGTTACCAATTGTGGGTCGTGCGCAACGGCCAGGCGCACAGCGCGGGCGCGGTTCAAAAAGGCGGCATGACGATCATGGATCTGCCGATGCCGCTGCGCAAGGGCGACATCGTGGCCTTCAGCATGGAACACGGCGCGGGCACCGGAATCCCGACGAGGCCGTTTTTGATGGAGACCGCGATCTAG
- the mdh gene encoding malate dehydrogenase — translation MRKKVTIVGAGNVGATTAHWLAQKELADIVLVDVVEGIPQGKALDLLEALPVERSNVDVVGSNDYAPTKGSDIVVITAGFPRKPGMSRDDLLKANAEIVGAATKAAVAGSPDAILIIVTNPLDAMCEVARRVSRLPRERIIGMAGVLDSARFCTFIAQELKVSVDNVHAFVLGGHGDQMVPLPRYSTVAGIPITELMDAAAIDRLVKRTAGGGGEIVALLKAGSAYYAPARAIAEMVDAILKDKHKILPCAAFLQGEYGIKDLFIGVPCKLGAKGLEEIVQIKLTPAEQAALQKSAEAVKSLVEALPAG, via the coding sequence ATGCGAAAGAAAGTCACGATCGTGGGCGCCGGTAATGTCGGCGCCACCACGGCCCACTGGTTGGCCCAAAAAGAACTCGCCGACATCGTGCTCGTGGATGTCGTCGAGGGCATACCGCAGGGCAAGGCGCTCGATCTGCTCGAGGCGTTGCCGGTGGAACGCAGTAACGTCGACGTCGTCGGCAGCAACGACTATGCGCCCACGAAAGGTTCCGACATCGTGGTGATCACCGCCGGCTTCCCGCGCAAACCCGGCATGAGCCGTGACGACCTGCTGAAGGCGAACGCCGAGATCGTGGGCGCGGCCACCAAGGCCGCCGTCGCCGGTTCGCCGGACGCCATTCTGATCATCGTCACCAATCCGCTGGATGCGATGTGCGAGGTGGCGCGCCGCGTCAGCCGGCTGCCGCGCGAGCGCATCATCGGCATGGCGGGCGTTTTGGATTCGGCCAGGTTCTGCACGTTCATCGCGCAAGAGCTGAAGGTCAGCGTGGACAACGTGCACGCGTTCGTGTTGGGCGGGCATGGCGATCAAATGGTGCCGCTGCCCCGCTACTCCACGGTGGCCGGCATTCCGATCACGGAACTCATGGACGCGGCCGCTATCGATCGGCTGGTGAAGCGCACCGCAGGCGGCGGCGGCGAGATCGTCGCCTTGCTCAAGGCAGGAAGCGCCTACTACGCGCCGGCGCGTGCCATCGCTGAGATGGTCGACGCGATCCTCAAGGACAAGCACAAGATCTTGCCTTGCGCAGCGTTCTTGCAAGGCGAGTACGGCATCAAGGACCTCTTCATCGGAGTTCCGTGCAAGCTGGGAGCCAAGGGGCTCGAAGAGATCGTCCAAATCAAGCTCACGCCGGCCGAGCAAGCGGCGCTCCAGAAGTCCGCCGAGGCGGTCAAGAGCCTCGTGGAGGCGCTGCCGGCCGGGTAG
- a CDS encoding 3-dehydroquinate synthase family protein has translation MMILDGLPYSVLVTEDGPAEAARIVARRGAACVVVFDRRIASRAAAVRAALEAQSVRVLGERGLAAGERRKTLRSATDVMHWLTSLRVERGTLLLAVGGGTLTDLAGFVAATYLRGLAWLPVATTVLGMVDAAIGGKTGVDLPEGKNLVGAFWDPVAVIGDLGALDTLPRRQRSTGMAEIVKSGIIGDPALFEAIERRGMRALDAGSIGAAARVKIAIVAADPRDSGARAALNLGHTIGHALEAASLFRMSHGETVAVGLRAAGMLAMGEGLWSKAEQARLLRALTKCRLPVHFEGLSVDAVVEALGRDKKRVDGEMRFVLPVKVGEVRVGVRVNAASVRAVIERCGSPPTADGTA, from the coding sequence ATGATGATCCTCGACGGATTGCCGTACAGCGTGCTCGTCACGGAAGACGGCCCCGCGGAAGCCGCTCGCATCGTCGCGCGGCGCGGCGCTGCGTGCGTCGTGGTTTTCGACCGCCGGATCGCGAGCAGGGCCGCGGCGGTGCGGGCGGCGCTTGAGGCGCAAAGCGTGCGCGTCCTCGGAGAACGCGGTTTGGCGGCAGGCGAACGGCGCAAGACCTTGCGCAGCGCGACCGACGTCATGCACTGGCTGACCTCGCTTCGCGTCGAGCGCGGCACATTGTTGCTGGCCGTCGGGGGCGGAACGCTGACCGATCTTGCCGGCTTTGTCGCCGCGACCTATTTGCGAGGGCTCGCGTGGCTGCCGGTGGCGACGACGGTGCTTGGGATGGTCGACGCGGCGATCGGCGGCAAGACCGGGGTCGATCTGCCTGAGGGCAAGAACCTCGTCGGCGCTTTTTGGGATCCGGTCGCGGTGATCGGCGACCTCGGCGCACTTGACACATTACCCCGCCGCCAGCGCTCCACCGGCATGGCCGAAATCGTCAAGTCAGGCATCATCGGCGACCCCGCTCTGTTCGAGGCGATCGAACGCCGCGGCATGCGAGCATTGGACGCGGGCAGCATCGGCGCCGCGGCGCGCGTCAAGATAGCGATCGTGGCCGCGGATCCTCGGGATTCGGGGGCTCGGGCTGCATTGAATCTCGGTCATACCATAGGCCATGCCCTAGAGGCCGCTTCACTCTTTCGGATGTCGCATGGCGAGACGGTGGCCGTAGGGCTGCGCGCGGCCGGCATGCTCGCAATGGGCGAGGGCTTGTGGTCGAAAGCCGAGCAAGCTCGCCTCTTGCGCGCATTGACGAAGTGCAGGCTCCCGGTCCATTTCGAGGGACTGTCGGTGGACGCGGTCGTGGAGGCGCTTGGTCGCGATAAGAAGCGCGTCGACGGAGAGATGCGCTTCGTTTTGCCGGTGAAGGTGGGCGAAGTGCGCGTCGGCGTGCGCGTGAACGCAGCGTCCGTGCGCGCCGTGATCGAGCGATGCGGCTCGCCTCCCACCGCAGACGGAACGGCATGA
- a CDS encoding NlpC/P60 family protein has translation MQRRIAFLFFSLVVLSATPVMARPVYHTVVSGDSLWTIAQRYDVSLNALEKSNNLSDASILQLGRSLIVPGLAAPEPSKARPHHASAIPVWHKRLVRIARAAAKSDDMAALQALWSATHTGVAPADFPGTTPFKLADRALALDARITRTAMRYLGVPYSFGGTSFAGIDCSGFVQTVFERNGIPLPRMADEQFGVGRRIATSLLMPGDLVFFETYTAGASHVGIYVGKGQFIHASTRGVRIDPLSMNYYASRYLGARRVSKI, from the coding sequence TTGCAAAGACGCATAGCGTTTCTTTTCTTTAGCCTCGTGGTGCTCAGCGCGACTCCGGTCATGGCCCGGCCCGTATATCATACGGTCGTGTCCGGCGATTCGCTGTGGACGATCGCGCAGCGGTACGACGTCTCCCTGAACGCGCTGGAGAAGAGCAACAATCTCTCGGACGCGAGCATCTTGCAGCTCGGCCGTTCGCTGATCGTGCCGGGCTTGGCCGCACCGGAGCCCAGCAAGGCCAGACCGCATCATGCGAGCGCTATCCCGGTTTGGCATAAGAGGCTGGTACGCATCGCTCGAGCGGCCGCGAAATCCGATGATATGGCTGCCCTGCAAGCCCTGTGGAGCGCCACGCACACCGGCGTCGCCCCAGCCGACTTTCCGGGCACAACCCCGTTCAAACTGGCCGATCGCGCCCTCGCGCTCGATGCTCGGATCACGCGGACTGCGATGCGCTACCTCGGCGTTCCTTACTCGTTCGGCGGAACGAGCTTCGCAGGGATCGACTGTTCGGGCTTCGTCCAGACGGTCTTTGAGAGGAACGGCATACCGCTGCCGCGCATGGCGGACGAGCAATTCGGCGTGGGCCGCCGTATAGCGACCAGTCTCTTGATGCCCGGCGACCTCGTATTCTTTGAGACCTACACGGCCGGCGCGTCGCACGTGGGGATCTATGTGGGCAAAGGGCAGTTCATTCATGCCTCAACGCGGGGCGTGCGGATCGATCCGCTGTCCATGAACTACTATGCAAGCCGCTATCTCGGCGCCCGCCGCGTCAGCAAGATCTAG
- a CDS encoding sigma-70 family RNA polymerase sigma factor: MPDRSDEDLIAALARGEVSGLEELYDRYNKIGYSLAYRIVGERNSAEDVLQEAFLAVWRQAGSFRRERGSVRTWLLSVVHHRSIDKLRASASTSAASPLDELPDTPADEPGVWQQVWAELRGDLVRNALDDLPAEQRKSIELAYFSGYTHVQIAELMGVPLGTVKGRLRLGLLKLKGYLEGQKLGEAAT; encoded by the coding sequence ATGCCGGATCGGTCGGACGAGGATCTGATCGCCGCGCTGGCGCGCGGCGAGGTTTCCGGTTTGGAAGAGCTCTACGACCGCTACAATAAGATCGGCTATTCGCTGGCGTATCGCATCGTCGGCGAGCGCAATTCAGCCGAAGACGTGCTGCAAGAGGCCTTTCTGGCCGTCTGGCGCCAGGCCGGCTCGTTTCGGCGGGAACGCGGCAGCGTCCGCACGTGGCTGCTTTCGGTCGTCCATCATCGCTCCATCGACAAACTGCGCGCGAGCGCGTCAACGAGCGCAGCGTCGCCGCTTGACGAGCTGCCGGACACTCCCGCCGACGAGCCGGGCGTGTGGCAGCAGGTCTGGGCTGAGCTGCGCGGCGATCTCGTGCGCAATGCGCTGGACGACCTTCCGGCCGAGCAACGCAAGAGCATCGAGCTCGCGTACTTCTCCGGCTACACGCACGTGCAGATCGCCGAGCTCATGGGAGTGCCGCTCGGCACGGTCAAGGGCCGGCTTCGTCTAGGCCTGCTGAAGCTCAAGGGCTACCTCGAAGGTCAAAAGCTCGGCGAGGCTGCGACATGA
- a CDS encoding shikimate kinase, whose translation MNLALTGFMGAGKTTTGRRLARILKVAFIDTDAEIVKQHGAIAEIFEHEGEARFRDYERAVLERLAASGPWVVAVGGGAVLDAANRKLLRSSGLIVHLAVSPETAFERVAHRTHRPLLGAKPTLGGIRSLLSSRAGAYADSDLAIKADGKSPIALANIIARWYRKRLIQAGAQG comes from the coding sequence ATGAATCTCGCGCTGACCGGCTTCATGGGCGCGGGCAAGACGACCACCGGGCGGCGGCTCGCGCGTATCCTCAAAGTCGCGTTCATCGACACCGACGCCGAAATCGTGAAGCAGCACGGCGCGATCGCCGAGATTTTCGAGCATGAGGGCGAGGCGCGCTTTCGGGATTACGAACGGGCCGTGCTCGAGCGCTTGGCCGCATCCGGGCCATGGGTCGTCGCTGTGGGCGGCGGCGCCGTGCTCGATGCGGCGAATAGGAAACTGCTGCGCTCCTCCGGCCTGATCGTGCACCTCGCGGTTTCGCCCGAAACGGCTTTTGAGCGCGTCGCGCATCGCACGCACCGGCCGCTGCTCGGGGCCAAGCCGACGCTCGGTGGGATTCGAAGTTTGTTGTCAAGCCGGGCAGGTGCATACGCGGACAGCGATCTCGCGATCAAAGCGGACGGCAAGTCGCCGATAGCGCTGGCGAACATCATCGCGCGTTGGTATCGGAAGCGCCTCATCCAGGCAGGCGCGCAAGGATGA
- the glmM gene encoding phosphoglucosamine mutase — protein MNSLFGTDGVRGVANEFLTPELAFSLGRAGGHVLSVHGAHRPVLVGRDTRCSGPMLEAALCAGLSSIGLVAWKLGIVPTPAVAFLTRHLNAAAGIMISASHNPIQDNGIKFFAADGGKLDDALEDEIAAKVAAHESLPRPAGAAVGEILERRRVVRSYEHHCVALGRPLGGKTVVVDGAYGSAYDIAPRVLQALGAKVVPLHCKPDGRRINVNCGSTDLSTLRAAMAAYPGSVGVAFDGDADRALFVDERGGDVSGDHVLAIWAKELAAKGQLPENTIVATVMSNFGLERALKDAGVKLLRTAVGDRYVLDAMHRGGYRIGGEQSGHIIDLEANSTGDGIATAVKLLSLAADTTLHQLASGMRVYPQVLLNVRVADKRRFEDDPRVKAAIESAGNALKGTGRILVRPSGTEPLIRIMVEGPDRAQVERLAKSVAEQVAASESA, from the coding sequence GTGAATTCACTGTTCGGCACCGACGGCGTCAGGGGCGTCGCCAATGAATTCTTAACGCCGGAACTGGCGTTCTCGCTCGGCCGCGCCGGAGGCCACGTCCTCAGCGTGCACGGAGCGCACCGCCCGGTGTTGGTAGGCCGCGACACGCGCTGCTCGGGTCCGATGCTCGAAGCGGCGCTTTGCGCGGGCCTGAGTTCGATCGGGCTCGTCGCGTGGAAGCTCGGCATCGTCCCAACTCCGGCAGTCGCGTTCCTCACGCGGCATCTGAATGCAGCGGCGGGCATCATGATATCCGCGTCGCACAACCCTATCCAGGACAACGGGATCAAATTCTTCGCCGCCGACGGCGGCAAGCTCGACGACGCGCTGGAAGACGAGATCGCGGCGAAAGTCGCCGCGCACGAATCGTTGCCGCGCCCGGCAGGCGCTGCCGTCGGCGAAATCCTCGAACGGCGAAGGGTCGTGCGCTCCTACGAACACCACTGCGTGGCGCTCGGGCGGCCGCTCGGAGGAAAAACCGTCGTCGTCGACGGCGCCTACGGTTCGGCATACGACATCGCGCCGCGCGTGTTGCAGGCCTTGGGAGCGAAGGTCGTGCCGCTGCACTGCAAGCCGGATGGACGGCGCATCAACGTGAATTGCGGATCCACCGACTTGAGCACGCTGCGCGCAGCCATGGCAGCGTATCCCGGAAGCGTGGGCGTAGCCTTTGACGGCGACGCCGACCGCGCGCTGTTCGTCGACGAGCGCGGCGGCGACGTGTCCGGCGACCACGTGCTCGCGATTTGGGCGAAAGAGCTAGCCGCCAAAGGGCAGCTGCCCGAGAACACGATCGTCGCTACGGTGATGAGCAACTTCGGATTGGAGCGCGCGTTGAAAGACGCCGGCGTGAAGCTCTTGCGAACCGCGGTGGGGGATCGCTACGTTCTCGATGCGATGCATCGCGGCGGCTACCGCATCGGCGGCGAGCAGTCAGGTCACATCATCGATCTCGAGGCGAACTCGACCGGGGATGGGATCGCGACGGCCGTCAAGCTGCTTTCGCTCGCCGCGGACACCACGCTGCATCAACTCGCGAGCGGCATGCGAGTTTATCCGCAAGTGCTGCTCAACGTTCGAGTGGCGGACAAACGCCGCTTCGAGGACGACCCACGGGTGAAAGCAGCGATCGAAAGCGCGGGCAATGCATTGAAGGGCACCGGGCGCATCTTGGTTCGGCCATCGGGGACAGAGCCGCTCATCCGCATCATGGTAGAGGGGCCCGATCGCGCACAAGTCGAGCGGCTCGCCAAATCGGTGGCCGAACAAGTAGCGGCATCGGAGTCTGCCTGA
- the rpsT gene encoding 30S ribosomal protein S20, translating to MPNIRSAQKWVRASDKRRKRNLAVKTQLKSAFKKAVSAGGEDAKAADSLHDKAAARGIIHKNKANRKKSRLAKQLAKKK from the coding sequence TTGCCCAACATCAGGTCCGCCCAGAAATGGGTTCGAGCCTCGGACAAGCGCCGCAAACGCAACCTGGCGGTGAAAACCCAACTCAAGAGCGCCTTCAAAAAAGCGGTGAGTGCCGGCGGTGAGGACGCGAAGGCAGCGGACTCGCTGCATGACAAGGCGGCGGCGCGCGGCATCATCCACAAGAACAAGGCGAACCGGAAGAAGTCGCGGCTCGCCAAGCAGCTTGCCAAGAAGAAATAA
- the priA gene encoding primosomal protein N', translating into MMGNSLSCVDVVVDVPSAHVDGSFTYAVDENIPPLGARVRVPFGGRIVGGWVVSDPAPAEAGAGLKPIAGVEDETPRFGAEAVHLAAWLRTRYACTFREALASVAPRGAATGTRGRFAFAQPPQADEALLAALHGVFGDRPFTVIAAARALKRAGQRMSAQRAQAELTRHVRLGSLRREEEVLGAKRARVTASRSELVLGNAALAKGAGQRRLAAVLGEHDGRLPLLQARKLADVGPDVVKRALSAGVIREQPLAQTDAPADGVVAGVSRSGLTPTAEQRRAIETIDAAMKRGSVVALLHGVTGSGKTFVYSRLIDRVRRRGGRAIVLVPEIALTPQTSSRFIAVFGERVGVLHSGLSDGERARVWKQAAAGDVDVVVGARSAVFAPLPNLALIVVDEEHEPSYKQDVPPRYDAAAVARERMARTGGAVVLGSATPSLESYHEATSGAIMYVPMLQRATKAPLPPVQVVDMTAQRGLRGRQPIGPALVEGMDSALKRGEKIILFVNRRGYAGLLLCRSCGFAPRCRRCAISLVLHSADGSLRCHVCGDAFKVASVCPKCQSPELLPYGFGTQRVEEAIGELFPSARIVRMDADTTSTRGSHGRLLHAFGSEADVLVGTQMIAKGLDYPSVTVVGVVSADVDLNRPDFRAAERTFALLTQVAGRAGRAAPGSHVVVQTYSPNHYAVMLAAQHDYETFARKELALRQELRYPPFGRLAYIGIAGVDAGVVTKTALAVAADLREHQPGVETLGPAPDPLPKARGEYRMRIALKSESEEQLLEACRRAQKMRHGPDVRISVTVDPR; encoded by the coding sequence ATGATGGGCAACAGCCTCTCTTGCGTCGACGTGGTCGTGGACGTGCCGTCCGCTCACGTCGACGGATCCTTCACCTATGCGGTCGATGAGAATATTCCGCCATTGGGGGCTCGGGTGCGCGTGCCGTTCGGCGGCAGGATCGTCGGCGGTTGGGTGGTGAGCGATCCGGCGCCGGCAGAGGCCGGCGCTGGGCTCAAGCCGATCGCCGGCGTCGAGGACGAAACGCCGAGGTTCGGCGCAGAGGCGGTCCATCTGGCGGCGTGGCTGCGCACGCGTTATGCCTGCACGTTTCGGGAGGCGCTCGCCAGCGTGGCGCCGCGCGGAGCGGCGACCGGCACCCGGGGGCGCTTCGCGTTCGCGCAGCCGCCGCAGGCCGACGAAGCGCTGCTCGCGGCGCTGCATGGGGTTTTCGGCGATCGGCCGTTCACCGTGATCGCCGCTGCGCGCGCGTTGAAGCGTGCAGGTCAGCGCATGTCGGCGCAGCGCGCGCAAGCAGAACTGACCAGGCACGTGCGGCTCGGCTCGCTGCGCCGCGAAGAAGAGGTTCTTGGCGCGAAGCGCGCGCGCGTGACGGCGTCGCGATCGGAACTGGTTCTCGGCAACGCCGCGCTGGCGAAGGGCGCCGGGCAACGACGACTGGCTGCCGTGCTCGGCGAGCACGACGGACGGCTGCCGCTCCTGCAGGCGCGCAAGCTTGCAGACGTGGGACCCGACGTGGTCAAGCGCGCGCTGTCGGCCGGCGTGATACGCGAGCAGCCGCTAGCGCAGACCGATGCGCCGGCAGATGGGGTCGTGGCGGGCGTTTCCCGATCCGGACTCACGCCGACCGCCGAGCAGCGGCGAGCCATCGAGACCATCGACGCCGCCATGAAGCGGGGGAGCGTGGTCGCGCTGCTGCACGGGGTGACCGGCTCGGGCAAGACGTTCGTGTATTCGCGTCTGATCGATCGCGTGAGGCGCCGCGGCGGGCGCGCGATCGTGTTGGTGCCCGAGATCGCGCTGACGCCTCAAACGTCGAGCCGCTTCATCGCGGTGTTCGGCGAACGCGTGGGCGTGCTGCACAGCGGACTTTCCGACGGGGAGCGTGCGCGCGTCTGGAAACAGGCGGCAGCGGGCGATGTGGATGTGGTCGTCGGGGCACGCTCGGCCGTGTTCGCTCCGCTTCCGAACCTAGCGCTCATCGTGGTCGACGAAGAGCACGAGCCGTCCTACAAGCAGGATGTTCCGCCGCGCTATGACGCGGCCGCAGTAGCGCGGGAGCGCATGGCGCGCACGGGCGGTGCGGTGGTGCTGGGGAGCGCGACGCCGAGTCTTGAGTCGTATCACGAAGCGACCTCCGGCGCCATCATGTACGTGCCGATGCTGCAGCGCGCGACGAAGGCGCCCTTGCCCCCCGTTCAGGTCGTGGACATGACCGCGCAGCGCGGACTCCGAGGCCGTCAGCCGATAGGTCCAGCGCTCGTCGAAGGCATGGACAGCGCGCTCAAGCGCGGAGAAAAAATCATTCTTTTCGTGAACCGCCGAGGCTATGCCGGCCTGTTGCTTTGCCGGTCCTGCGGTTTTGCGCCGCGCTGCCGGCGCTGCGCGATTTCGCTCGTGCTTCACTCCGCGGATGGATCGCTGCGTTGCCACGTCTGCGGCGACGCGTTCAAAGTGGCAAGCGTGTGCCCCAAGTGCCAATCGCCGGAGTTGCTGCCGTACGGCTTCGGCACGCAGCGCGTTGAGGAGGCGATCGGCGAGCTGTTCCCGTCGGCTCGCATCGTGCGCATGGACGCGGATACGACGTCGACGCGCGGCTCGCACGGCCGCTTGCTGCATGCATTCGGCAGCGAGGCGGACGTGTTGGTGGGCACGCAGATGATAGCGAAGGGTCTGGACTACCCGTCCGTCACGGTGGTCGGCGTGGTGTCCGCGGACGTGGATCTGAATCGGCCTGATTTCCGCGCCGCCGAAAGGACGTTCGCGCTGCTCACGCAGGTCGCCGGACGGGCGGGGCGCGCGGCGCCGGGCAGCCACGTCGTCGTTCAGACGTACTCGCCGAATCACTACGCCGTTATGCTCGCCGCGCAGCACGACTACGAGACGTTTGCGCGCAAGGAACTCGCTTTACGGCAAGAGCTTCGCTACCCGCCTTTTGGCCGGCTTGCGTACATCGGCATAGCCGGCGTGGACGCAGGCGTGGTGACGAAGACGGCATTGGCCGTGGCCGCAGACTTGCGCGAGCACCAGCCGGGTGTGGAGACGCTGGGTCCCGCTCCCGATCCGCTGCCGAAAGCGCGCGGTGAATATCGAATGCGCATCGCGCTCAAGTCGGAAAGCGAAGAGCAACTGCTGGAGGCATGCAGGCGGGCACAAAAAATGCGTCACGGCCCGGATGTGCGGATCAGCGTCACCGTCGACCCGCGCTAA